A region of Apium graveolens cultivar Ventura unplaced genomic scaffold, ASM990537v1 ctg6690, whole genome shotgun sequence DNA encodes the following proteins:
- the LOC141703472 gene encoding uncharacterized protein LOC141703472, whose amino-acid sequence MDGENQNNNENQGNNDEGGNVFDQLAETLAVLVNQQPKPNIVSQFKRLNPPTFDGATDPAIVEMWIQEMEKAFGLLGSNEEQKVTLAVYQLQGSAYDWWLMEKRKNETTNLEENHEPYTWAKFKKALEDKYFPRTVRLQKERDFIRLQQGGRTVIEYEAEFAKLAKYASTLVADESSRARRLEEGLRSDIRNSVASFELQTYEAVLNKALVIERGLAESEKASGSWNKRRFTQTSGQSFQGGPLKKPHVYDNIGGQGDRETCTRCGKNHPDKVCRWNTGACFHCGEVGHKISNYPHNPPPPPRKEA is encoded by the coding sequence ATGGATGGAGAAAATCAGAACAACAATGAAAATCAGGGCAATAATGATGAAGGAGGAAACGTCTTTGACCAGCTGGCTGAAACTCTAGCTGTACTTGTGAATCAGCAACCGAAGCCCAACATCGTCTCTCAATTCAAGCGTTTGAACCCGCCAACTTTTGATGGAGCTACAGACCCGGCTATCGTTGAGATGTGGATCcaagagatggaaaaagctttcGGACTTCTGGGGAGCAATGAGGAACAGAAGGTGACCTTAGCTGTGTACCAATTGCAAGGAAGCGCTTACGACTGGTGGCTTATGGAAAAGAGGAAGAATGAGACGACAAATCTTGAAGAAAATCATGAACCGTACACTTGGGCAAAGTTCAAGAAGGCTTTAGAGGACAAGTACTTTCCGAGAACAGTTCGTCTGCAGAAAGAGAGGGACTTCATTCGACTTCAACAAGGTGGAAGAACCGTCATTGAATACGAAGCAGAATTTGCAAAGCTTGCGAAGTACGCGTCGACCCTAGTAGCAGATGAGAGCAGTCGAGCACGAAGATTAGAGGAGGGACTTCGAAGTGACATCAGGAATTCAGTGGCGTCGTTTGAACTTCAGACGTACGAGGCTGTCCTCAACAAGGCGTTAGTGATCGAAAGGGGCTTGGCAGAATCTGAAAAGGCGTCTGGCAGTTGGAATAAGAGGCGGTTCACTCAAACTAGTGGGCAATCTTTTCAAGGGGGACCACTCAAGAAGCCACACGTGTACGATAACATCGGGGGTCAAGGTGATCGAGAGACGTGTACCAGGTGCGGCAAGAATCATCCGGACAAAGTCTGTCGTTGGAATACAGGTGCTTGTTTTCATTGCGGAGAAGTAGGACATAAGATTTCGAATTATCCGCACAATCCGCCACCGCCACCAAGGAAGGAAGCATAA